A genomic stretch from Lathyrus oleraceus cultivar Zhongwan6 chromosome 2, CAAS_Psat_ZW6_1.0, whole genome shotgun sequence includes:
- the LOC127121734 gene encoding extensin-like, which yields MEDVMIDTRKPINAKNLKSMGILDQVKVKPTLDTSWDALKDQREIPHGLYLFSKEDPRDVILFYLDNLMKEGVDISDFNLSELPETAPNFMDHPRGPSEKARQAKKARLGESSGSRPPAPLHEPSGKSVSLAPSAQTQPIASSIPQPTPIYTNSETPPSTTKTSQKFNLATTTLPLSDAEMLNETTSSYSSPESPPYNISTDTEHSDPSSPTLAQLQTRALASQQPTQPPPEPEVTSPPAEQPNPTPSDLQPSEPITSDTPSPNTSAEPQSLNLSPPTSPPPPSEP from the coding sequence atggaagacgtaATGATCGACACTAGAAAACCTATCAACGCCaaaaatctgaagagcatggggattctggatcaGGTCAAAGTCAAACCTACTCTGGACACTTCCTGGGATgctctaaaagatcagagggaAATTCCCCATGGactctatctgttctcaaagGAAGACCCCCGAGATGTAATCCTTTTCTATCTGGATAATTTGATGAAAgaaggagtggatatctcagacTTCAACCTAAGCGAGCTACCAGAAACTGCTCCAAACTTCATGGACCATCCTCGAGGACCCTCTGAAAAGGCGAGACAAGCGAAGAAGGCAAGACTAGGAGAATCCTCCGGATCcagacctccagcacctctgcatgaGCCTTCTGGTAAGTCTGTTTCTCTTGCTCCCTCTGCACAAACACAACCCATTGCTTCTTCTATCCCTCAACCAACACCTATCTACACTAACTCAGAAACTCCTCCTTCAACCACCAAAACATCTCAGAAATTTAACCTTGCCACTACCACCTTACCTCTATCTGACgcagaaatgctgaatgaaaccacctcTTCATATTCTtccccagaatcacctccctacaACATTTCCACAGATACAGAACACTCTGACCCTTCATCTCCCACTCTGGCCCAACTTCAAACTCGTGCTCTGGCCTCACAACAGCCAACACAACCcccacctgaacctgaagtcacttcaCCACCCGCAGAACAACCAAACCCAACACCATCTGACCTTCAACCTTCTGAACCAATTACCTCTGACACACCCTCACCAAACACATCCGCTGAACCACAAAgtctcaacctaagccctcccacttctccacCTCCACCCTCTGAACCATAA